One Gordonia zhaorongruii DNA segment encodes these proteins:
- a CDS encoding heme ABC transporter ATP-binding protein, with amino-acid sequence MTAAVRARAISVDRGGRTVVSGVDLDAAPGQLLALVGPNGCGKSTLLSVIAGLRAPADGRVHIGDDDVRRIGSHELARRRALVTQTNRVDTPFTVREVVEMGRFPWTRTPEAARSAEIVEEAIALCELQDLVDRPFSHLSGGQQARVSLGRALAQDTPVLLLDEPTAALDIAHSEQVMSILRARARAGATVLLVVHDLSLAAAYADRVAVMKDGEILDSGEVPEVMTADLLSRTYDHPVMVFDHPDTGERMVVPRR; translated from the coding sequence GTGACCGCCGCCGTGCGCGCACGCGCGATCAGCGTCGACCGCGGTGGCCGGACGGTGGTGTCCGGCGTCGACCTCGACGCTGCCCCGGGGCAGCTGCTGGCGCTCGTCGGCCCGAACGGCTGCGGCAAATCGACGCTGCTCTCCGTGATCGCCGGACTGCGCGCTCCCGCCGATGGCCGGGTGCACATCGGCGACGACGACGTCCGCCGCATCGGGTCCCACGAACTGGCACGCCGACGTGCCCTGGTCACGCAGACCAACCGGGTCGATACGCCGTTCACCGTCCGCGAGGTCGTCGAGATGGGCCGGTTTCCGTGGACGCGGACACCCGAGGCGGCGCGTTCCGCCGAGATCGTCGAGGAGGCCATCGCGCTCTGCGAACTGCAGGACCTGGTCGACCGGCCGTTCTCCCATCTCTCCGGCGGACAGCAGGCGCGAGTCTCACTCGGACGCGCGCTGGCCCAGGACACTCCGGTCCTCCTCCTCGACGAGCCGACCGCGGCCCTGGACATCGCCCACAGCGAGCAGGTCATGTCCATCCTGCGGGCCCGCGCCCGCGCCGGTGCCACCGTGCTGCTCGTGGTGCACGACCTCTCGCTCGCCGCCGCCTACGCGGACCGCGTCGCCGTCATGAAGGACGGCGAGATCCTCGACAGCGGCGAGGTCCCCGAGGTGATGACCGCCGACCTGCTGTCGCGGACCTACGATCACCCGGTAATGGTGTTCGACCACCCGGACACCGGGGAGCGCATGGTCGTCCCCCGCCGCTGA